One segment of Curtobacterium sp. MR_MD2014 DNA contains the following:
- a CDS encoding AAA family ATPase, with the protein MAQVAIVVNGMPGSGKSTVGAALAEVLGCPFLSKDRIKEPLADVVGPMIGSRELGGIAMDTMWSMAQAVENGVVLDAVWLPSRDRDRLEAGLASAGAPRAVEVFCQVDRVTAADRLRDRYEPGTLPVRHEVHGDLAEILAFWDEHGDAAAPIGLPGVPVVRVDTGRPYDVGALVQEIADHFV; encoded by the coding sequence ATGGCTCAGGTCGCGATCGTCGTCAACGGGATGCCCGGTTCGGGCAAGAGCACGGTGGGCGCCGCCCTGGCCGAGGTGCTCGGCTGTCCCTTCCTGTCGAAGGACCGCATCAAGGAACCCCTGGCCGACGTGGTCGGTCCGATGATCGGCTCGCGCGAGCTCGGCGGCATCGCGATGGACACGATGTGGTCGATGGCGCAGGCCGTCGAGAACGGGGTCGTCCTCGACGCCGTCTGGCTGCCGTCCCGTGACCGCGACCGCCTGGAGGCCGGACTCGCCTCCGCCGGCGCACCGCGCGCCGTCGAGGTGTTCTGCCAGGTCGACCGGGTCACCGCCGCGGACCGGCTGCGCGACCGGTACGAGCCCGGCACACTGCCCGTCCGGCACGAGGTGCACGGGGACCTCGCGGAGATCCTGGCCTTCTGGGACGAGCACGGCGACGCGGCCGCACCGATCGGGCTGCCGGGCGTCCCCGTCGTGCGGGTCGACACCGGCCGCCCCTACGACGTCGGGGCGCTCGTGCAGGAGATCGCCGACCACTTCGTCTGA
- the cysS gene encoding cysteine--tRNA ligase, producing MTVRLYDSRAAAVVDLVPLVDGQVSMYVCGPTVQSSPHIGHLRSALVYDVWRRWLTYRGYRVTLVRNVTDIDDKVLDLAAGTDEQWFARAYRVEREFTAAYDALGILAPTYEPRATASVPQMHEIIERLIERGHAYAAADGTGDVYFDTGSWESYGALTRQRREDMVEATDADPRGKRDPRDFALWKGAKPGEPTTATWDSPWGQGRPGWHIECSAMSRRYLGPAFDIHGGGLDLRFPHHENELAQSTAAGDPFASYWLHNGLVTVEGQKMSKSLGNSIFAADFLASARPAVVRYFLGAAHYRSSIDHHDGSLAEAEAAYDRIEGFLARAEPRLEGVPLRDAPAVPDAFAAAMDDDLAVPQALAVLHETVRAGNAALDADDAEALGVAYHQVAAMVEVLGIDPRAAHWSGGAQDVSAAPLAALVDRLVQERADARAARDFATADRVRDDLAAAGITIEDTAAGTRWSIA from the coding sequence GTGACCGTTCGCCTGTACGACTCCCGCGCCGCAGCCGTCGTCGACCTCGTCCCGCTGGTCGACGGACAGGTGAGCATGTACGTGTGCGGGCCGACGGTGCAGTCGTCGCCGCACATCGGGCACCTGCGCTCGGCACTGGTCTACGACGTGTGGCGCCGGTGGCTGACGTACCGCGGGTACCGGGTGACCCTCGTGCGGAACGTCACCGACATCGACGACAAGGTGCTCGACCTGGCCGCGGGCACCGACGAGCAGTGGTTCGCCCGGGCGTACCGCGTCGAGCGGGAGTTCACCGCCGCGTACGACGCCCTCGGGATCCTCGCCCCGACGTACGAGCCGCGGGCGACCGCGAGCGTGCCGCAGATGCACGAGATCATCGAGCGGCTGATCGAGCGCGGGCACGCGTACGCCGCCGCCGACGGCACGGGCGACGTGTACTTCGACACCGGCAGCTGGGAGTCCTACGGCGCCCTGACGCGCCAGCGACGCGAGGACATGGTCGAGGCCACCGACGCCGACCCCCGCGGCAAGCGCGACCCGCGGGACTTCGCGCTGTGGAAGGGCGCCAAGCCGGGTGAGCCGACGACGGCGACCTGGGACTCCCCGTGGGGGCAGGGCCGCCCGGGCTGGCACATCGAGTGCTCGGCGATGTCGCGGCGCTACCTCGGCCCGGCGTTCGACATCCACGGCGGCGGCCTCGACCTGCGCTTCCCGCACCACGAGAACGAGCTCGCGCAGTCGACCGCGGCCGGCGACCCGTTCGCGTCGTACTGGCTGCACAACGGCCTGGTGACGGTCGAGGGGCAGAAGATGTCGAAGTCCCTCGGGAACTCGATCTTCGCCGCCGACTTCCTCGCGTCCGCCCGTCCGGCCGTGGTCCGGTACTTCCTCGGCGCGGCGCACTACCGGTCCTCGATCGACCACCACGACGGCTCGCTGGCCGAGGCCGAGGCCGCCTACGACCGGATCGAGGGGTTCCTGGCCCGCGCGGAACCCCGGCTGGAGGGGGTCCCGCTCCGCGACGCCCCGGCCGTGCCCGACGCGTTCGCGGCCGCGATGGACGACGACCTCGCGGTGCCGCAGGCGCTGGCCGTGCTGCACGAGACGGTCCGTGCCGGGAACGCCGCGCTCGACGCCGACGATGCGGAAGCGCTCGGGGTCGCGTACCATCAGGTGGCCGCCATGGTCGAGGTCCTCGGCATCGACCCGCGAGCGGCCCACTGGTCCGGTGGTGCGCAGGACGTCTCGGCCGCACCGCTCGCCGCGCTCGTCGACCGCCTCGTGCAGGAGCGCGCCGACGCCCGTGCGGCACGCGACTTCGCCACGGCGGACCGGGTGCGGGACGACCTCGCAGCCGCGGGGATCACCATCGAGGACACCGCAGCAGGAACACGCTGGAGCATCGCCTGA
- the phoU gene encoding phosphate signaling complex protein PhoU produces MREVFQQELQDVQERLTEIAGLVESAITRATQAFSESDVALAEEVIADDAMIDHAANSLDEIAIDILARQAPVARDLRVVVTALRVSSSLERMGDMAEHIAQLARQRFPEKVVPKGLRGTFKQMGAHDVQMAQKLTRLLATEDIALAAEIRDEDDAVDELHASVFDFVLGETWKGNPIDTVDATLASRYHERFADHAVSIAKKVEYLATGDWTGAASVTASPA; encoded by the coding sequence ATGCGCGAAGTCTTCCAGCAGGAGCTCCAGGACGTCCAGGAGCGTCTGACCGAGATCGCCGGACTCGTCGAGTCCGCCATCACCCGTGCGACGCAGGCGTTCAGCGAGTCCGACGTCGCCCTCGCCGAGGAGGTGATCGCCGACGACGCCATGATCGACCACGCGGCGAACAGCCTCGACGAGATCGCGATCGACATCCTCGCGCGGCAGGCGCCGGTCGCCCGTGACCTCCGCGTCGTCGTGACCGCGCTGCGTGTCAGCTCGTCGCTCGAGCGCATGGGCGACATGGCCGAGCACATCGCGCAGCTCGCCCGCCAGCGCTTCCCCGAGAAGGTCGTGCCGAAGGGCCTGCGCGGCACCTTCAAGCAGATGGGCGCGCACGACGTGCAGATGGCCCAGAAGCTCACGCGCCTGCTCGCGACCGAGGACATCGCCCTGGCCGCGGAGATCCGCGACGAGGACGACGCCGTCGACGAGCTGCACGCGAGCGTGTTCGACTTCGTGCTCGGCGAGACCTGGAAGGGGAACCCGATCGACACGGTCGACGCGACCCTGGCCTCGCGCTACCACGAGCGCTTCGCGGACCACGCGGTGTCCATCGCCAAGAAGGTCGAGTACCTGGCGACCGGCGACTGGACCGGCGCCGCGTCGGTGACGGCCTCCCCCGCCTGA
- a CDS encoding response regulator transcription factor has product MTKILIVDDEPALSEPLEFLLQREGYETAVAADGVTALSKFDTENPDLILLDLMLPGLSGTEVCRQVRTRSNVPIIMLTAKDSEVDIVVGLELGADDYVTKPYSTRELLARLRAVLRRRTEDDPGDSGILQVGGIRMDVERHTVTVDGAETPMPLKEFELLELLLRNAGRVLTRGQLIDRVWGSDYFGDTKTLDVHIKRIRSKIERVPSAPEVLVTVRGLGYRIEG; this is encoded by the coding sequence GTGACCAAGATCCTCATCGTCGACGACGAGCCGGCCCTGAGCGAGCCCCTGGAGTTCCTCCTGCAGCGCGAGGGGTACGAGACCGCCGTCGCCGCGGACGGCGTGACCGCGCTGTCGAAGTTCGACACCGAGAACCCCGACCTGATCCTGCTCGACCTCATGCTGCCCGGACTGAGCGGCACCGAGGTCTGCCGGCAGGTCCGGACGCGCTCGAACGTGCCCATCATCATGCTCACCGCGAAGGACTCCGAGGTGGACATCGTCGTCGGGCTCGAGCTCGGCGCCGACGACTACGTGACGAAGCCCTACTCGACCCGGGAGCTCCTGGCCCGGCTCCGGGCGGTGCTGCGTCGGCGCACCGAGGACGACCCGGGCGACAGCGGCATCCTGCAGGTCGGCGGGATCCGGATGGACGTCGAGCGGCACACCGTGACGGTCGACGGGGCGGAGACGCCGATGCCCCTCAAGGAGTTCGAGCTGCTCGAACTCCTGCTCCGGAACGCCGGACGCGTGCTCACCCGCGGGCAGCTCATCGACCGCGTGTGGGGGTCGGACTACTTCGGGGACACGAAGACGCTCGACGTGCACATCAAGCGCATCCGGTCGAAGATCGAGCGCGTGCCGAGCGCCCCGGAGGTCCTGGTGACGGTGCGCGGTCTGGGGTACCGGATCGAGGGCTGA
- a CDS encoding sensor histidine kinase, translated as MDNAWLVPLSMLLGGVFGAGVVVLVITAERTARAADVAERTLPDGVAAVIATMHNPAVVVDPSNTVVAASPQALTVGLVVRRKLVHAELVALVDQVRRSGEMGSEDLELPRGRSGELVGYLSFRAAQLGNRYVLVTADDLTESRRIDEVRRDFVANISHELKTPIGAIGLLAETLVVAADDPDHVKRFAGQLITESERLGALTKDIIELSRLQSVDTLENSEETSVDKIVQAAVDANEVVARAREIEIVRAKRSKLRVMGDPGLLQVAVSNLIANAVKYSPDHTRVGVGVRSTKGFVEIAVTDQGVGIPEADLDRVFERFYRVDPARSRATGGTGLGLAIVKHVVGNHGGDVRVWSQPGKGSTFTIRLPEADPELTTALEEQLEEQSS; from the coding sequence ATGGACAACGCGTGGCTCGTGCCACTGTCGATGCTCCTCGGCGGGGTCTTCGGCGCAGGGGTCGTGGTGCTGGTCATCACGGCGGAGCGCACGGCCCGGGCAGCCGACGTCGCGGAACGGACGCTGCCCGACGGCGTCGCCGCGGTCATCGCAACGATGCACAACCCGGCCGTGGTCGTCGACCCCTCGAACACGGTCGTCGCCGCGTCGCCGCAGGCACTGACCGTCGGGCTCGTCGTGCGGCGGAAGCTCGTGCACGCCGAGCTCGTCGCCCTGGTGGACCAGGTGCGCAGGAGCGGGGAGATGGGGTCGGAGGACCTCGAGCTGCCCCGCGGGCGCAGCGGGGAACTGGTCGGCTACCTGAGCTTTCGGGCGGCGCAGCTCGGCAACCGCTACGTGCTCGTCACGGCCGACGACCTGACCGAGAGTCGCCGCATCGACGAGGTCCGACGCGACTTCGTGGCGAACATCTCGCACGAGCTGAAGACCCCCATCGGGGCGATCGGCCTGCTCGCCGAGACCCTCGTCGTCGCCGCCGACGACCCGGACCACGTGAAGCGGTTCGCCGGGCAGCTCATCACCGAGTCCGAGCGGCTCGGGGCCCTGACGAAGGACATCATCGAGCTGTCGCGGCTGCAGTCGGTCGACACCCTCGAGAACAGCGAGGAGACGTCGGTCGACAAGATCGTGCAGGCGGCGGTCGACGCGAACGAGGTCGTCGCCCGCGCCCGGGAGATCGAGATCGTGCGGGCCAAGCGGTCGAAGCTGCGGGTCATGGGCGACCCGGGGCTGCTGCAGGTCGCGGTGTCGAACCTCATCGCCAACGCGGTCAAGTACTCCCCGGACCACACCCGTGTGGGCGTCGGCGTCCGGTCCACCAAGGGGTTCGTCGAGATCGCGGTGACCGACCAGGGCGTCGGCATCCCGGAGGCCGACCTCGACCGCGTGTTCGAGCGCTTCTACCGCGTCGACCCCGCACGGTCGCGGGCGACCGGCGGCACCGGTCTCGGGCTCGCCATCGTCAAGCACGTCGTCGGCAACCACGGCGGCGACGTCCGCGTCTGGTCGCAGCCCGGCAAGGGCTCGACCTTCACGATCCGCCTGCCCGAGGCGGATCCCGAACTCACCACCGCACTCGAAGAGCAACTGGAAGAGCAGTCATCGTGA
- the rlmB gene encoding 23S rRNA (guanosine(2251)-2'-O)-methyltransferase RlmB, which translates to MKNVSGSKKGRPGAVRSGRKGNKQVGSGGQGAQALEGRKPTPKAEDRPYHPAGKRKAAKDRLDAARGRHGASSSPQQRTGRPPQRKSDDSELVTGRNSVLEALRTKTPSTTLYIAARIEVDDRVKEILALANHRGVPIMEIMRPELDRITGHDSVHQGVALKVPAYEYAVAEDLAERAFSRDQVPLMVALDGITDPRNLGAIIRSTAAFGGHGVIVPQRRSVGVTASAWKTSAGAAARTPVAMAPNLTQTLKSLKSMGLFVLGLDGDGDVELDALELADRPIVIVVGSEGKGLSRLVTETCDAIVSIPISSATESLNAGIAASVTLWEVARRRRAE; encoded by the coding sequence ATGAAGAACGTCTCGGGGAGCAAGAAGGGTCGGCCCGGCGCCGTCCGCTCCGGCCGCAAGGGCAACAAGCAGGTCGGCTCCGGCGGCCAGGGCGCGCAGGCGCTCGAGGGGCGCAAGCCCACGCCGAAGGCCGAGGACCGGCCGTACCACCCCGCCGGCAAGCGCAAGGCGGCGAAGGACCGGCTCGACGCTGCCCGCGGCCGTCACGGTGCGTCGAGCTCGCCGCAGCAGCGCACCGGTCGGCCGCCGCAGCGCAAGAGCGACGACTCCGAGCTCGTGACCGGGCGCAACTCCGTGCTCGAGGCCCTGCGCACGAAGACCCCGTCGACGACGCTGTACATCGCCGCCCGCATCGAGGTCGACGACCGCGTCAAGGAGATCCTGGCGCTCGCCAACCACCGCGGCGTCCCGATCATGGAGATCATGCGGCCGGAGCTCGACCGCATCACGGGCCACGACAGCGTGCACCAGGGTGTCGCGCTGAAGGTCCCGGCGTACGAGTACGCCGTCGCCGAGGACCTCGCCGAGCGCGCGTTCTCCCGCGACCAGGTCCCGCTCATGGTCGCCCTCGACGGCATCACCGACCCGCGGAACCTCGGCGCGATCATCCGCTCGACCGCGGCCTTCGGTGGCCACGGCGTCATCGTGCCGCAGCGCCGCTCGGTCGGCGTCACGGCGTCGGCGTGGAAGACGAGTGCCGGTGCCGCTGCGCGCACGCCCGTCGCGATGGCGCCGAACCTGACGCAGACGCTCAAGTCGCTGAAGTCGATGGGGCTCTTCGTGCTCGGTCTCGACGGCGACGGGGACGTCGAGCTCGACGCCCTCGAGCTCGCCGACCGGCCGATCGTGATCGTCGTCGGGTCCGAGGGCAAGGGGCTGTCCCGCCTGGTCACCGAGACCTGCGACGCGATCGTCTCGATCCCGATCTCCAGCGCCACCGAGTCGCTCAACGCGGGCATCGCCGCGAGCGTCACCCTGTGGGAGGTCGCCCGGCGCCGTCGCGCCGAGTAG
- a CDS encoding ABC transporter ATP-binding protein produces MASVTYDKATRLYPGGTRPAVDSLDLDVADGEFLVLVGPSGCGKSTSLRMLAGLEEVNSGAIRIGERDVTDVPPKDRDIAMVFQNYALYPHMTVAENMGFALKIAGVGKEERATRVQEAAKLLDLEQYLGRKPKALSGGQRQRVAMGRAIVRQPQVFLMDEPLSNLDAKLRVQTRTQIASLQRRLGVTTVYVTHDQTEALTMGDRIAVLKDGILQQVGSPRDLYEKPNNVFVAGFIGSPAMNLLPADVIEGGIKFGTLNHPLDRDTLSNARSGNITVGIRPEDVVVSTSGEGLPVTVDVVEELGADGYLYGHADVNGQRTDIVARVDGRSHPSIGDTIVITPKQGHVHAFDTESGERLDDKAVVSA; encoded by the coding sequence ATGGCGTCCGTCACCTACGACAAGGCAACCCGTCTCTACCCCGGAGGCACCCGCCCCGCGGTCGACTCCCTCGACCTGGACGTCGCCGACGGCGAGTTCCTCGTCCTCGTCGGCCCCTCGGGCTGCGGCAAGTCCACCTCCCTGCGCATGCTCGCCGGCCTCGAAGAGGTCAACTCCGGCGCCATCCGCATCGGCGAGCGCGACGTCACCGACGTCCCGCCGAAGGACCGCGACATCGCGATGGTGTTCCAGAACTACGCGCTGTACCCGCACATGACCGTCGCCGAGAACATGGGCTTCGCGCTCAAGATCGCCGGTGTCGGGAAGGAGGAGCGCGCCACCCGCGTGCAGGAGGCCGCGAAGCTCCTCGACCTCGAGCAGTACCTCGGCCGCAAGCCGAAGGCGCTCTCGGGTGGTCAGCGTCAGCGCGTCGCGATGGGCCGCGCGATCGTCCGTCAGCCGCAGGTGTTCCTCATGGACGAGCCGCTGTCGAACCTCGACGCCAAGCTCCGCGTGCAGACCCGCACGCAGATCGCGTCGCTGCAGCGTCGTCTCGGCGTCACCACGGTCTACGTCACGCACGACCAGACCGAGGCCCTGACCATGGGTGACCGCATCGCGGTGCTCAAGGACGGCATCCTGCAGCAGGTCGGCTCCCCGCGCGACCTGTACGAGAAGCCGAACAACGTGTTCGTCGCCGGCTTCATCGGTTCGCCGGCCATGAACCTGCTGCCGGCCGACGTCATCGAGGGCGGCATCAAGTTCGGCACGCTGAACCACCCGCTCGACCGCGACACCCTGTCGAACGCGCGCTCCGGCAACATCACCGTCGGCATCCGCCCCGAGGACGTCGTCGTGTCGACCTCGGGCGAGGGCCTGCCGGTGACGGTCGACGTCGTCGAGGAGCTCGGCGCCGACGGCTACCTCTACGGTCACGCCGACGTGAACGGCCAGCGCACGGACATCGTCGCCCGCGTCGACGGGCGTTCGCACCCGTCGATCGGCGACACGATCGTCATCACGCCGAAGCAGGGCCACGTGCACGCCTTCGACACCGAGTCGGGCGAGCGCCTCGACGACAAGGCAGTCGTCAGCGCGTAG
- a CDS encoding DsbA family protein, giving the protein MTNRPEGDARAARNERREAARQRAQRARTQQKRRQRGTRLGLQIGLGVVLLAAVAVVTLVLVDSVKPAGPGPSTMSQGGITIGEGLRPVGASSSSPTPDATDASDPVRITMYVDYLCDTCAQFEDANSEYIASLVDSGAATVDIHPVAVLTNRSQGTKYSLRAANAAACVADRSPDQFYAVNQALFARQPDQGTSGLTDAQLERLVTGVDGVQDAAAIRDCIQDQTYAKWVDERTADVTGGDIPGSSLDEFPGPPLVLVNGKQYELTAPITNDDFRTFVVSAAGASDATPSPTATPTPSASASAG; this is encoded by the coding sequence ATGACCAACCGCCCCGAGGGTGACGCACGCGCCGCGCGCAACGAACGACGAGAGGCCGCACGGCAGCGGGCCCAGCGAGCACGGACCCAGCAGAAGCGCCGGCAGCGCGGCACACGCCTGGGACTGCAGATCGGGCTCGGGGTCGTGCTCCTCGCCGCGGTGGCGGTCGTCACGCTGGTGCTGGTCGACTCGGTGAAGCCCGCCGGCCCCGGACCGTCCACGATGTCGCAGGGCGGCATCACGATCGGCGAGGGCCTGCGCCCGGTCGGGGCGTCCTCGTCGTCCCCGACGCCCGACGCGACCGACGCGTCCGACCCGGTGCGGATCACCATGTACGTCGACTACCTCTGCGACACCTGCGCGCAGTTCGAGGACGCCAACAGCGAGTACATCGCGAGCCTGGTCGACTCCGGCGCCGCGACGGTCGACATCCACCCGGTCGCCGTGCTGACGAACCGGTCGCAGGGCACGAAGTACTCGCTGCGCGCCGCGAACGCCGCGGCCTGCGTTGCGGACCGGTCGCCCGACCAGTTCTACGCCGTGAACCAGGCGCTCTTCGCGCGGCAGCCCGACCAGGGCACCTCCGGCCTCACCGACGCGCAGCTCGAGCGGCTCGTCACCGGGGTCGACGGCGTGCAGGACGCGGCTGCGATCCGCGACTGCATCCAGGACCAGACCTACGCCAAGTGGGTCGACGAGCGCACGGCCGACGTGACCGGCGGCGACATCCCCGGTTCGTCGCTCGACGAGTTCCCCGGGCCGCCCCTGGTGCTCGTGAACGGCAAGCAGTACGAGCTCACCGCGCCGATCACCAACGACGACTTCCGCACCTTCGTGGTGTCGGCGGCCGGGGCGTCGGACGCGACGCCGTCGCCCACCGCGACCCCGACCCCCTCCGCGAGCGCGTCCGCCGGCTGA
- a CDS encoding CarD family transcriptional regulator — MQFEVGETVVYPHHGAATISEVKTRVIKGEEKVYLKLRVTQGDLTIEVPADNVDLVGVRDVIGKEGLDKVFEVLRAPFTEEPTNWSRRYKANLEKLASGDVIKVSEVVRDLWRRDQDRGLSAGEKRMLAKARQILISELALAEKTDEDKASTVLDEVLAS; from the coding sequence ATGCAATTCGAGGTCGGCGAGACCGTCGTCTACCCCCACCACGGGGCGGCAACCATCTCTGAAGTCAAGACGCGCGTCATCAAGGGCGAGGAAAAGGTCTACCTGAAGCTGCGTGTCACGCAGGGTGACCTGACGATCGAGGTGCCGGCGGACAACGTCGACCTGGTCGGCGTCCGTGACGTCATCGGCAAGGAAGGCCTCGACAAGGTCTTCGAGGTCCTGCGGGCGCCCTTCACGGAAGAGCCCACGAACTGGTCGCGCCGGTACAAGGCGAACCTGGAGAAGCTGGCGTCCGGTGACGTCATCAAGGTCTCCGAGGTCGTGCGCGACCTCTGGCGCCGCGACCAGGACCGCGGGCTCTCCGCGGGTGAGAAGCGGATGCTGGCCAAGGCCCGGCAGATCCTGATCTCCGAGCTCGCCCTGGCCGAGAAGACCGACGAGGACAAGGCATCGACCGTCCTCGACGAGGTCCTCGCCTCGTAG
- the ispD gene encoding 2-C-methyl-D-erythritol 4-phosphate cytidylyltransferase → MSRAVVVVAAGSGTRLGIGDAKAFVPVAGEPMLTRALRTVLTLAEPTVLVVVAPAARLDECRALVAATAGHAVDLTVVVAGGADRHASVQAGLDALPHGIEWVGVHDAARCLTPAAQFDAVFDRARATGDGVVPALPVTDTVKRVDADVVVETVDRSALVGVQTPQVFPLAALRAAYAGAERSETDDAGVFRAAGGTVRTVPGDADAFKITTRWDLARAEALVASRTGAAAAAPDVRVGLGVDVHAFDAASPCRVGLLDFPGEPGLSGHSDGDAVAHAVCDALLSAGGLGDIGGRFGTSDPRYAGATGDVFVRGAVELLRSAGLAPTSVTVQVIGNRPRIGARRDEMQAALAAVVGAPVAVSGTTTDGLGLTGRGEGLAAIATAVVRPR, encoded by the coding sequence GTGAGCAGGGCGGTCGTCGTCGTCGCAGCCGGGTCCGGCACGCGGTTGGGCATCGGGGACGCGAAGGCGTTCGTCCCGGTCGCGGGCGAGCCGATGCTCACCCGCGCCCTGCGCACCGTGCTCACCCTGGCCGAGCCGACCGTCCTCGTGGTCGTGGCACCCGCAGCCCGGCTCGACGAGTGCCGCGCCCTGGTCGCGGCGACCGCCGGACACGCGGTCGACCTCACCGTGGTCGTCGCGGGCGGTGCTGACCGCCACGCCTCGGTCCAGGCGGGCCTCGACGCCCTGCCGCACGGCATCGAGTGGGTCGGTGTCCACGACGCCGCCCGCTGCCTGACGCCGGCGGCGCAGTTCGACGCCGTGTTCGACCGTGCACGCGCGACCGGTGACGGCGTCGTCCCGGCCCTGCCCGTCACGGACACGGTCAAGCGTGTCGACGCGGACGTCGTGGTCGAGACCGTCGACCGGTCGGCGCTCGTCGGGGTGCAGACGCCGCAGGTCTTCCCGCTCGCCGCACTCCGGGCCGCCTACGCGGGCGCCGAGCGCTCCGAGACCGACGACGCGGGTGTGTTCCGGGCGGCCGGGGGAACGGTCCGCACGGTGCCGGGAGACGCCGACGCGTTCAAGATCACCACGCGGTGGGACCTCGCGCGGGCCGAGGCGCTCGTGGCCTCCCGCACCGGTGCGGCAGCCGCGGCGCCCGACGTCCGCGTGGGCCTCGGGGTCGACGTGCACGCCTTCGACGCCGCGTCGCCGTGCCGGGTCGGGCTGCTCGACTTCCCCGGCGAACCGGGGCTCTCCGGGCACAGCGACGGCGACGCGGTCGCCCACGCGGTCTGCGACGCACTGCTGTCGGCGGGCGGCCTCGGTGACATCGGCGGGCGCTTCGGCACCTCCGACCCGCGCTACGCCGGGGCCACCGGTGACGTCTTCGTCCGCGGGGCCGTCGAGCTCCTGCGCTCGGCCGGTCTCGCGCCGACCTCGGTCACGGTCCAGGTGATCGGGAACCGTCCCCGCATCGGTGCCCGACGCGACGAGATGCAGGCCGCCCTGGCCGCGGTCGTCGGTGCTCCCGTCGCGGTCTCCGGCACGACGACGGACGGCCTCGGCCTGACCGGGCGCGGGGAGGGGCTCGCGGCGATCGCGACCGCCGTCGTCCGGCCGCGCTGA
- a CDS encoding DUF4032 domain-containing protein: MPDSLAITAATVDPGLLDLPWDLPLEDWPDDVIVALPKGISRHLVRFVHLSGYVAAVKETGEEVARAEYEMLRTLQRMDVPCVDPVAVITNRADTDGEPLHPVLVTRHLRFSLPYRALYSQTLRPETATRLVDALALLLVRLHVIGFYWGDVSLSNTLFRRDAGAFAAYLVDAETGKLYPGGLSNGQRENDLEVARVNIAGELLDLEAGGRLDENADPVDVSNRIVAQYRTLWKELTGTEQFDVKERWRINDRVERLNALGFDIEELSIHTTEGGSQVRIQPKVVDAGHHQRRLLRLTGLDAGENQARRLLNDLDAYRARNGRDQLDEEMVAHEWVSRVFEPVIRSIPRDLRGRLEPAEVFHELLEHRWFMSQEEERSVSLPEATTAYINDVLRHRRDERLLINPPTSSMTLPIPVVEDDTADEDDVEDWRATV; this comes from the coding sequence GTGCCCGACTCCCTCGCCATCACCGCCGCCACCGTCGACCCCGGCCTGCTCGACCTGCCGTGGGACCTGCCGCTCGAGGACTGGCCCGACGACGTCATCGTCGCCCTGCCGAAGGGCATCTCGCGGCACCTCGTGCGCTTCGTGCACCTGAGCGGGTACGTCGCGGCCGTCAAGGAGACCGGGGAGGAGGTCGCGCGGGCCGAGTACGAGATGCTCCGCACGCTGCAGCGCATGGACGTGCCGTGCGTCGACCCGGTCGCGGTGATCACGAACCGAGCCGACACCGACGGCGAGCCGCTGCACCCGGTGCTCGTGACCCGACACCTGCGCTTCTCGCTGCCGTACCGCGCGCTGTACTCGCAGACCCTGCGACCGGAGACCGCCACGCGCCTGGTCGACGCCCTCGCGCTGCTGCTCGTGCGCCTGCACGTCATCGGCTTCTACTGGGGCGACGTCTCACTGTCGAACACCCTGTTCCGCCGCGACGCGGGTGCCTTCGCCGCGTACCTCGTGGACGCCGAGACCGGGAAGCTCTACCCGGGCGGCCTCTCCAACGGACAGCGCGAGAACGACCTCGAGGTGGCCCGGGTCAACATCGCCGGTGAGCTCCTCGACCTCGAGGCCGGCGGGCGCCTCGACGAGAACGCCGACCCCGTGGACGTGTCGAACCGGATCGTCGCGCAGTACCGGACGCTCTGGAAGGAGCTGACCGGCACCGAGCAGTTCGACGTCAAGGAGCGCTGGCGCATCAACGACCGGGTCGAGCGTCTGAACGCCCTCGGGTTCGACATCGAGGAGCTCTCGATCCACACCACCGAGGGCGGCTCGCAGGTGCGGATCCAGCCGAAGGTCGTCGACGCCGGACACCACCAGAGGCGTCTGCTCCGGCTGACCGGGCTCGACGCCGGCGAGAACCAGGCGCGGCGCCTGCTCAACGACCTCGACGCCTACCGGGCGCGGAACGGGCGGGACCAGCTCGACGAGGAGATGGTGGCGCACGAGTGGGTGTCCCGGGTGTTCGAGCCGGTGATCCGCTCGATCCCGCGTGACCTGCGCGGACGTCTGGAGCCCGCCGAGGTCTTCCACGAGCTGCTCGAGCACCGCTGGTTCATGTCCCAGGAGGAAGAGCGTTCGGTCTCCCTGCCCGAGGCCACGACGGCGTACATCAACGACGTGCTGCGGCACCGCCGCGACGAGCGGCTGCTCATCAACCCGCCGACGTCGTCCATGACGCTGCCGATCCCCGTCGTCGAGGACGACACGGCAGACGAGGACGACGTCGAGGACTGGCGCGCGACGGTGTAG